ACCTGATCCAATTCCCCTATGTGTGGCTGGAAAAATACCCCTGGGATGGGCAAGAGTCTCGAATTCCAGGCAATAGCCTCACGTCCCAAGAGAAAAATCAACTGTTGAAAAAGTTGCCCGACGACTTACCCAATGCCCAGTTGATTAACTCGTTTCAGTTTATGGATCTGGTGGAGTTTCTGCACCGCCGTTCCCAGGAAGATTTGCCGGAAAACCAACGGGGACCCCTCAGTGAAGCCTTGGCGGAGCATATTCGGCGGCGCTTGCTCTATTCCGGGACGGTGCTGCGCATCGATAACTCCTGGAGTATGCCTTTTTATGCTTTGGCGCGATCGTCCTATTCCCCAGCGGATGACGAGGAACGGGCCTATATCATGATTGAGGATACGGCCCGGTTTTTCCGGCTGATGCGGGACTGGGCGGATTCCCATCCCCATGCCATGCGGGTTTTGGAGGTGTTGGAAATTCCCGAAGCCACCATTGGCCAAGCCTTTGAGGAACTGGATCAGTTATTGCGCCGCTGGGCCGATCGCCATCACCAGGATGGAACCCAGCCCTTTGTGTTGCAAATGGTGGTGGGTTCGGACGATCGCTAGACCTTGGATTTGAGTTCTGGGGGCTTGGAAATCCAGCGAATCTGGTGAACTGACCCATCTTTTCCCTAGGGGATGCTCACCGAAAGCCAGATGCCGACACTGGCTATGGGTAGGCCAAAGCTCACCAATCCCCGGTAAACCCATCCCATCCATGGGTTGTGTCGTGCTAATGAAAATGCTAACGGTGTACTTAAAACTAAGAGGATGTAAACATCGCTGAAGGTTCTAACATAATCTGCATACAGCAGTCCTAAATGGGTCGTGTGGTGTGCCCCCGGAGGGGGCACACCACACCAAGGGTTTCAGCCATCGAGATCCTTACAACTGATTTAGGGTTGCTGTAGTAGCCTAAAACCGTTGGTGTGAGACAGGCGAATGTAGTCGTTAGGACGGCGCTACATAAACTGATGATTTTGTTATTGCCTAGGGTTTTCCAGTGAATGAAAAGAAGTAGGGAAAAAGCCAGCAGGATTAAGGAGAAATTGTAGAGATCATAGAGTTTTTCAATACTGAAATTGGCCAAGGATATTGAGGTTGAGATCTTGACTAGGAGTCCTCCTAGGGGAAACCCCAAATTATTGGATGCAGCTTGGTGTAGTCCTGAACCTAAGGCTTTTTCCACATAGACTGACCACAGGAGTATGGGCAGACCTGCGCTCCATAACGTCAGTAACTCCTTTGTTTTTAACCGTTCCCACAGTCCGGTCACTCCGATCGCCACCCCCATGATCAATAGGGTTTCACGGGTTAAGCAGCCGCCCATGAGCAGAATACTGGTTAAGGTGAACCGGCGCTGTTGATAGCAATAAAGCGATCCCAACAGCAGGGCAGAGCTAACCAGTTCTGCGGTGCCTAGGCTGAGGCTAATCCAGAACCCCGGAATTCCTAGTAACCACAGGCTGTGGTTGGGATTATTGCCTTGGTGTTCTAGGAAAGCACTGCCCAGAAGGACGATCGCGACGATCGCGACGTAATTTAAAAATACCAATGTGTAGGGGATTAAAAATCTTTGACCAAAGGCTAGGAGATAGCCTAGGAGCGGATAGAAGATGCGGCGATAGCGATAGGCGGGTAAGTCCAGTGCCTCGATCGTGCCGGGATTTTGCAGCCCTGGATCAAGGGCAATACTTAAAAACTGTTGGGCTCTCTGGGAATGAGGCCGTATAGTGTATAATAGGTTACGTCTTGAGTGAAGTCAGCTTATGTTCCTTTCTTTAAATCAAATCATTAAGATTCCTGGCTGGGAAGTATGGAATACCAACATAGAGAGTGACCGTATTACCTTTTTGCTAAGGTATTTGAACGAGATACAGCANNNNNNNNNNNNNNNNNNNNNNNNNNNNNNNNNNNNNNNNNNNNNNNNNNNNNNNNNNNNNNNNNNNNNNNNNNNNNNNNNNNNNNNNNNNNNNNNNNNNAGAAAAAAGCTCCTAGAAATCATCCTGAAATCCTCTGAAAGGCTAAGCAATGCCTATCAGCTAAAGGAAGATTTTCGTCAAATCTATGAAACAGATCAAGAACCTGAAGTGGCTAAAGTTAAATTAGAAGAATGGTTAGCCAAAGCATCCAAATTTTATAGTCAAGTAATCACGACAATCAAAAATCATTTTGATGGAATCTGTAATTACTTTTATAACCGTACAACTAGCGGTAAAATGGAGGGAATTAATAACAAAATAAAGGTTATCAAGCGTCAAGCTTATGGATTCACAAACTTTGATCATCTGAGAATGAGACTCCTCATAGCCTGTTCTCATTAGTTTTACTTATCAGCCTCATTCCCAGAGAGCCAACTGTTGTCCATCATGGCCCACCTCTCCGGGAACAATGCGGGCTGTGTTTAAGTTGAGATAGGGGGAATGGGGAAACTCGGAACCAATGCGAAAAAAACCGGTGATTTCGCCGTCAAATCCCAGCCCCCAAAAAAGTCCCACGGCTATGGCGGGGACCAGAAACGTGATCAGCCAAAAGAGTCGAGATCGCTGTAGACCGGCCATGGTTTCCTGGCGAGTATTGGGGTTGTAGCACCCGAATCTTTGACCAAGATTTGCCTGGGGTTGGGTGCCATCGAAGGTTAGGGGGTATCCAGTGCCCCATTGATCTGGCCATTGAACCCATAGATGTGGCGACTGCCTGCCACGGCCACTAGGTTGACCGATCGCGTATCCCCCGGTTCAAAGCGCACGGCTGTTCCCGCTGGAATATCGAGGCGCATGCCCCGTGCTGTGGCCCGATCGAAGCTCAGGGCTGGGTTCACTTCAAAGAAATGGAAATGGGACCCCACTTGGATGGGTCGATCCCCTGTATTGGCCACCGTCAGGGTTGCTGTGGGTCGATCGCCGTTGAGTTCGATCGTTCCCTCGGCGGGTAATAATTTCCCTGGAATCATGGTTTTTAGCTCCTATTGATGGGCAAACACCGTAGCCTTTTCCCTAAAGCTCCTGCCAACTCCCTCGGTAACCCTGGGGGAGGGAGCCGGGGAGTTAGGGGGCTACTGAATCGGATTATGCACCGTGACCAACTTGGTGCCATCGGGAAACGTCGCTTCCACCTGGACTTCTGGAATCATGTCAGCGATGCCATCCATCACCTCCTCCAGGGTTAGCAAGGTGGTGCCATAGGTCATCAACTCCGCTACGGTGCGTCCTTCCCTGGCCCCTTCCAAAATAGCCGCTGAGATATAGGCGACCGCTTCCGGGTAGTTGAGCTTCAGCCCTTTATCCTTACGCCGCTCTGCCACTAGGGCTGCCGTGAAAATTAAAAGCTTGTCTTTTTCCTGGGGTGATAATTGCATCGTTGAATCTCCCGTACCGTTCCCTGGCCTTAGCTTACCAAGGGTCAGGCCGATCGTGGGCGGATATCCTCGTTATATTATGGGCCGTTTATTGTGAGCCGTTTATTGTGAGCCGTTTATTGTGAGCCGTTTATTGTGAGCCGTTTATTGTGAGCCGTTTATTGTGAGCCGTTTATTGTGAGCCGTTTATTGTGAGCCGTTTATTGTGAGCCGTTTATTGTGAGCCGTTTATTGTGAACCGTTGATGACAGGTAGGTGACAGAAGCACTGCCCCCGTACCCGCCCTAGTTCCAGGGCAGCACTTACAGCACAATATCCCCGGAAAAATCCATGACTTTGACAAACTCCAGGGATCCCAAAACCGAACCCCACACCTGTTGATGATCATCAGGACTAAACCCGCGATCGCGGCTAGTCCACCGTCCCTCCCTCAAAACGGCCTCACTAACTAAATAAGTCTCCCGACCCTCCCAGGGCACCAAACACTGGCCGGGGTTGGCCAACTGGCCCACAAAACGGTCCCCCTCCCGCCGGAAAACCATGGAGCAGCCCTCTCGGTGTAGCAGGCTCTCCAACCGTACCCCCCTTAAACGCTCCGGATCCTGGCCTGCCCCCACATAGTCCTGGGGATTAGGCAGCCGGTAGTTTTCCACCTCAATGCCGTTATCCCGCCACAGCAACCGATGCACCACCTGACGGTAGGGCCGGTCTAAATGGTAGCCATAGGCTTGTTCCCCGTAAAACCCTAAATGCTCTCCAAATCCTTGGGGTAAAGGCCGAAATACCAACTCAATGCGTCCATAACGCCCTGGGTGGGCCGCCACCTGATCCCCATTACTAAAGGCACCCGCCAACCATTGGGCAAACAAAACAAGATCAGGATGGGGCGTTACGGTGGCCATGGTGGGGATGGTCAGAAGTTGCGGTTTGCAATTGCCCCCCGTTGATCAGGAGGGACTGATGGGAAGCCTAGGGACTGATTAAGAGCGGTCTGGATCCAGATCAGGGGGTAGCGATTGCAGCCGCATACTCAGATCCAGCCAAGGGGAGCGGGTCACGGGTGCGCTACTAGATATATAGTCCACCCCCGTTTGGGCGATCGCTCGGATCGTTTCCAAGGATACATTCCCTGAGGCTTCGATCTTGATGCGATCGTTAGCATGGCGGATCCACTGAACCGTTTCAGCCATCGCCTCCACATCCATATTATCCAACATCACCAGATCAGCCCCCCCCCGCACCGCTTCCTGGGCTTGCTCCAAAGACTCCGTTTCCACCTCCAGGGTCAAGGGATAGGGAAACTTGCCTCGAACTTTGGCGATCGCCGCCCCAATCCCCCCCGCCGCCGCAATATGGTTATCCTTCAGCATCACCCCATCATCCAGCCCCAGGCGATGGTTCCGTGCTCCCCCCACCCGGCTCCCATACTTCTCCAGTCGCCGCAGTCCTGGTGTTGTCTTGCGCGTATCCACAAACTGCGTCGGCAGATCCTCGATCGCATCCACAAACCGGCGCGTCAGCGTTGCCACCCCACTCAAACCCATCACCACATTCAGTGCCACCCGCTCCCCGGTCAGCAGCGCCGCCAGTTTGCCCGTCATAGACCCTATGGGTTGGCCGCGATCGCACCTCCCCCCCTCCGCCACTAGCGCCGTAAACGTCAGATCCGGATCCAATAGCTGAAAAACCCGTTGGGCGATCGGCAACCCCGCCACCACCCCCTCTTCCTTCGCCACCCACACCGCTCCTCCCTGCTCCTCCTCCCCCACCACTCCCTCAGTCGCCCAGTCCCCCCGCCCCACATCCTCCCGCAACCACTCCCGCACCAGCGGATCCAGCCACCACCCCATCGTCCCCAGCCCCAAATTTGCCATTTCCAGCCCTCTTTAAAAAGAAATTTAAAATAATTTTAGAGCCTGTAACCCTTGTACAGCAAGGTTTTCGTGGAATCGCCCGAAGAAAAACCGTTATAAAATCAAGAAAGGGTATTGACAGGGGATATGAAAGGGGATAGATTAGTAAAGCGCCTGAGGGAAGCGGAGCGAAAGCGAAGCGGTTCAGAGGGGGCAAAAAAAGAGAACCTAGACAAGAGAATAGTTTGGAAGCCAAGCGCGACCTCGTCAATGAACTTACTTAAATTAGGGAATATTTTCCTAGTTTAAGGATAACACAAAAGACAAAGAGAACGAGGACAGTTAATAGGGAACTATTAGCTAGCCTTGATTAACTTTCTGACTGATTAACTGAGGCATAGCTTGAGTTGAGAGGTTGAAATAAAACGGAGAGTTTGATCCTGGCTCAGGATGAACGCTGGCGGCGTGCTTAACACATGCAAGTCGAACGAAGTCTTCGGACTTAGTGGCGGACGGGTGAGTAACGCGTGAGGACCTACCCTAAGGACGGGGACAACAGTTGGAAACGACTGCTAATACCCGATGTGCCGAGAGGTGAAAGATTTATCGCCTAAGGATGGACTCGCGTCAGATTAGCTAGTTGGTGTGGTAACGGCATACCAAGGCAACGATCTGTAGCTGGTCTGAGAGGATGATCAGCCACACTGGGACTGAGACACGGCCCAGACTCCTACGGGAGGCAGCAGTGGGGAATTTTCCGCAATGGGCGAAAGCCTGACGGAGCAACGCCGCGTGTGGGAGGAAGGTTTTAGGACTGTAAACCACTTTTCTCAGGGAAGAAGATCTGACGGTACCTGAGGAATCAGCATCGGCTAATTCCGTGCCAGCAGCCGCGGTAATACGGGAGATGCAAGCGTTATCCGGAATTATTGGGCGTAAAGCGTCCGCAGGCGGTCTTATAAGTCTGTCGTTAAAGCACACAGCTTAACTGTGGGAGAGCGATGGAAACTGTGAGACTAGAGTGCGGTAGGGGTAGGGGGAATTCCCGGTGTAGCGGTGAAATGCGTAGATATCGGGAAGAACACCAGCAGCGAAAGCGCCCTACTGGGCCGCAACTGACGCTCATGGACGAAAGCTAGGGGAGCGAAAGGGATTAGATACCCCTGTAGTCCTAGCCGTAAACGATGGACACTAGGTGTTGTCTGTATCGACCCGGACAGTGCCGTAGCTAACGCGTTAAGTGTCCCGCCTGGGGAGTACGCACGCAAGTGTGAAACTCAAAGGAATTGACGGGGGCCCGCACAAGCGGTGGAGTATGTGGTTTAATTCGATGCAACGCGAAGAACCTTACCAGGGCTTGACATCCCGCGAATCTCTGTGAAAGTGGAGAGTGCCTTCGGGAGCGCGGAGACAGGTGGTGCATGGCTGTCGTCAGCTCGTGTCGTGAGATGTTGGGTTAAGTCCCGCAACGAGCGCAACCCTCGTTCTTAGTTGCCATCATTAAGTTGGGCACTCTAGGGAGACTGCCGGTGACAAACCGGAGGAAGGTGGGGACGACGTCAAGTCATCATGCCCCTTACGTCCTGGGCTACACACGTACTACAATGCTAGGGACAAAGAGCAGCCAACTCGCGAGAGTGAGCTAATCTCATAAACCCTGGCTCAGTTCGGATTGCAGGCTGCAACTCGCCTGCATGAAGTAGGAATCGCTAGTAATCGCAGGTCAGAATACTGCGGTGAATACGTTCCCGGGCCTTGTACACACCGCCCGTCACACCATGGAAGTTGGCCACGCCCGAAGTCGTTACCCTAACCGTTCGCGGAGGGGGGCGCCGAAGGCAGGGCTGATGACTGGGGTGAAGTCGTAACAAGGTAGCCGTACCGGAAGGTGTGGCTGGATCACCTCCTTTAAGGGAGACCTACGGATGGATGAAGGTAGAAGGGATAGGGGACTGAACGAGAGTTTAGTTTAGTATCACTTCAACAACAATATTTCTTCACCATATCGTCAATCCCCGAGGTCGGTCGAGGTCGCGCATCATTGGCTTTCAAACTTAGTCTGGGTTTTATATAAGAGAAAAAGCTCAGCACGGGCTATTAGCTCAGGTGGTTAGAGCGCACCCCTGATAAGGGTGAGGTCCCTGGTTCAAGTCCAGGATGGCCCATCTTTCCAGATATGGGGGTTTAGCTCAGTTGGTAGAGCGCCTGCTTTGCAAGCAGGATGTCAGCGGTTCGAGTCCGCTAATCTCCATTAGGG
The nucleotide sequence above comes from Prochlorothrix hollandica PCC 9006 = CALU 1027. Encoded proteins:
- the hetR gene encoding heterocyst differentiation master regulator HetR — protein: MQTDSDLIKRLSPSAMDQIMLYLAFTALRTGGHRHGAFLDAAATAAKCAIYMTYMEQEQNLRMTGHLHHIEPKRVKVIVEEVREALTKGKILKMLGSQEPRYLIQFPYVWLEKYPWDGQESRIPGNSLTSQEKNQLLKKLPDDLPNAQLINSFQFMDLVEFLHRRSQEDLPENQRGPLSEALAEHIRRRLLYSGTVLRIDNSWSMPFYALARSSYSPADDEERAYIMIEDTARFFRLMRDWADSHPHAMRVLEVLEIPEATIGQAFEELDQLLRRWADRHHQDGTQPFVLQMVVGSDDR
- a CDS encoding AZOBR_p60025 family cell surface glycopolymer formation protein, giving the protein MRPHSQRAQQFLSIALDPGLQNPGTIEALDLPAYRYRRIFYPLLGYLLAFGQRFLIPYTLVFLNYVAIVAIVLLGSAFLEHQGNNPNHSLWLLGIPGFWISLSLGTAELVSSALLLGSLYCYQQRRFTLTSILLMGGCLTRETLLIMGVAIGVTGLWERLKTKELLTLWSAGLPILLWSVYVEKALGSGLHQAASNNLGFPLGGLLVKISTSISLANFSIEKLYDLYNFSLILLAFSLLLFIHWKTLGNNKIISLCSAVLTTTFACLTPTVLGYYSNPKSVVRISMAETLGVVCPLRGHTTRPI
- a CDS encoding transposase, producing the protein RKKLLEIILKSSERLSNAYQLKEDFRQIYETDQEPEVAKVKLEEWLAKASKFYSQVITTIKNHFDGICNYFYNRTTSGKMEGINNKIKVIKRQAYGFTNFDHLRMRLLIACSH
- a CDS encoding urease subunit beta, producing the protein MIPGKLLPAEGTIELNGDRPTATLTVANTGDRPIQVGSHFHFFEVNPALSFDRATARGMRLDIPAGTAVRFEPGDTRSVNLVAVAGSRHIYGFNGQINGALDTP
- the ureA gene encoding urease subunit gamma — its product is MQLSPQEKDKLLIFTAALVAERRKDKGLKLNYPEAVAYISAAILEGAREGRTVAELMTYGTTLLTLEEVMDGIADMIPEVQVEATFPDGTKLVTVHNPIQ
- a CDS encoding chromophore lyase CpcT/CpeT, whose protein sequence is MATVTPHPDLVLFAQWLAGAFSNGDQVAAHPGRYGRIELVFRPLPQGFGEHLGFYGEQAYGYHLDRPYRQVVHRLLWRDNGIEVENYRLPNPQDYVGAGQDPERLRGVRLESLLHREGCSMVFRREGDRFVGQLANPGQCLVPWEGRETYLVSEAVLREGRWTSRDRGFSPDDHQQVWGSVLGSLEFVKVMDFSGDIVL
- the nadC gene encoding carboxylating nicotinate-nucleotide diphosphorylase, which encodes MANLGLGTMGWWLDPLVREWLREDVGRGDWATEGVVGEEEQGGAVWVAKEEGVVAGLPIAQRVFQLLDPDLTFTALVAEGGRCDRGQPIGSMTGKLAALLTGERVALNVVMGLSGVATLTRRFVDAIEDLPTQFVDTRKTTPGLRRLEKYGSRVGGARNHRLGLDDGVMLKDNHIAAAGGIGAAIAKVRGKFPYPLTLEVETESLEQAQEAVRGGADLVMLDNMDVEAMAETVQWIRHANDRIKIEASGNVSLETIRAIAQTGVDYISSSAPVTRSPWLDLSMRLQSLPPDLDPDRS